TCGAAAAAGCAAGAAAAACAGTGTAAATAGGATATATTTTGTATAAAATTTAGTGTATTGTCTATACTCTAGTCTAGATGCTACACTAACACATAATATAATAGAGAGTTCTCATAGACTCTCTTTTAGTTTTCCTTATTCTATTTCTTTTATTCTATCCTCAATCATTTTTGAAATGTGAACTTTTAAATCTTTAATTAATGTAGTATGTTTATGATAATATAAAAAGACAGCAGAAATGCAACTTAAAAAAGCAACACTTAGCATAAAAAAAGAGACCATTGACAAATAACCAAAATAACACTTTAATAAGTTAGACGACCAAATCTAATTATTAAGGGGTGTATAAAGGATGTTGCCAATGATCAATAAATATAATATCAAAACTATGTATTCTATTCAAGGAAAATCTTTAAGAGAAATTGCTAGAGAAACTGGACATACTTTTAGAACTGTTAAAAAATATGCCTTAACTGAAGATTTTTCAGATAAAATTATCAGAAGACCAGGAGTAAGTTCGCTTGATCCATTTAAAGAAATAATTAATCAATGGTTGATTAGTGATTTAGGTTCTCCTCGAAAACAGCGCCATACTGCTAAAAGAGTTTTTGAAAGATTATGCGAAGAGTTTTCGGATACTTTTAATATTAGCTATAGAACAGTTTGTAAATATGTAAATGAAAAGAAAAAAACTTTAAAAGATTTCTCAAATAAAAATATAGGTCTTCTTTCTTTAACTCATTTACCTGGAGAAGCCCAGCTTGACTTTGGTGAAACGCAGTTTTCTATGAATGGAGAACTAATAAATGGTTATCATTTGGTAATTTCTTTCCCATATAGTAATCATTCATACGTTCAAATTTTTCCGAGTCAAAATCAAGAAGCTCTATTTCAAGGTATGAAAAATATATTTGATCATATTGGAAAAGTACCAAAAGAAATTTGGTTTGATAATATGTCTACTGCTGTTGCTCAAATAAAAAAAGGAAAAGAAAGAAAATTAACAGATAGATTTATTCAATTTATGACTCACTATGGGTTTAAAGCAAAATTTTGTAATCCTGCAAGCGGTAATGAAAAGGGACATGTTGAAAACAAAGTAGGATATACTCGAAGAAATCTATTTGTACCTATTCCTAGCTTTGATTCTTTAAGCGATTTTAATAAAGAGTTATTAATAAAGTGTGAGCATGACTCTGACAGAGATCATTACAAAAAAAATGAAAATATTAATGATCTTTTCAAAGTTGATTTATCAGAAATGATTCCTCTTAATTCATATACTTTTGAAGTATATAAATTACAAAAATATAAAACGAATAAAGTAGGTTTTGTTAAATTTGAAAGTAATGAATATTCAGTCCTCCCAAATTTTTTAAACAGTGAAGTTTGGTTAAAAATATTTGTTGATAAAATTGAAATTTTAGATAGCAACTATGAACTTTTAACATCTCATAGACGAATATATAAAAAAAATACAAAAATAACAAATTGGAAAGATTGGCTTAAAGTCTTAGAGCGAAAAATATCAGCGCTTGAATATACTGATTTTTATCAAGAACTACCTGAAATTTGGAAGATATATTTTAAATCTAAAGATTACATTGAAAAAAGAAAAATTGTCTCAGCTCTTTCTGAAATGCTAATAAGTAATGATTTAAGTATGGCAACAAGAGCGCTTGAATCTAATTTAGATAAAGGTATAAATGATGTTTCATCGCTAATTACAACTTTTAGGGCATTTAATGAGCCAAATAAAATATATACAGAGCTTAGGCCTGATGAGATAAATACACCTTATCAAAATTCAATGGAACCAGAGTTATCAATATATGATATTTTAATGGGAGGGAACTAAATGGACACGCTAGAAAAGTACTGTAAAAAACTTAAGTTAGGAAGTGAAATCTTAGAGGAATATGAATCTATTCCTCTAGGTGATAAAAAAGATTTTTTAACAAATGTATTAGAGATAAGTATAAATTCTCAAGAAATTAGAAGAAAAAATAGGCTGATTGCTGAGGCTAAATTCGATGTTGTTAAAACATTTGAAGGCTATTGTTTTGATGATATACAGTTACCTGAAGGTTTAAATTTAGAGGAAATTAAAACTGGTGATTTCATAGAAAAGAGTCACAATTTAATTTTTTATGGTTCCGTAGGAACAGGAAAAACATATTTAGCAACAGCAATTGGCGTTGAAGCTTGTAATCAAGGAAAAAGGGTTAGGTTTTTTAAGGTTGCTACTTTAATAAATGAATTAATAGACGCATATAATAAGGCAACGCTTGGCAGATTTCTGAAGAATTTAAAAAAGTATGATTTAATTATTCTAGATGAACTGGGATATGTTCCAATAGGAGAAAAGGGCGCAGAACTACTATTTCAAGTCATTGCTGATTGTTATGAGCGAAAAAGTTTAATTATCACAACTAATATTGAGTTTTCTAAATGGAATGGAATTTTTATGGATAAAAAGATTACAACTGCAATATTAGATAGAGTAATTCATTACGGACATTTAGTAATTTTTAGTGGAGAAAGTTACAGATTAAAAAATGCTATATCAAGAAAAAATGGTGGTGCTCTTTAAAGGTGCTACAGTGCTGCTAAAAAAAGTTGCAAAACACAATGTAGTAGCTATTTTATAAAGTAATTTATAATCTACACCATGATATTCATGAATCAAAAAATTACGAGTCCCTTTTATATTTAACCAATATTTTTTATCATTATTGTATTTTAAAAGAGTTCTCATATCTATTTTAGAAATAGCTTCCCCTATAATCATTATATTATAATTAACAATTTCATTTAGATCACTTGTGAACGTCAATCATATTTGTAAAAAAAAATGATAAGAGTTTGCAAAATTTCGTGAGTGGTGTTTGCAAGTTTTTACTTGAAGATAGTCTCTCTATTTTCTAGCCGATAACTGTTACCTTTTAGATTGAATACCTGGCATCTGTAAACCAAGCGATCTAATATTGCAGTAGCTAGAGCTTCATCTTGAAGAAGCTCTGTCCATTGACTAAAATCTTTATTTGATGTTATACAAATTGATGTTTTTTCATGAAGTCCACTTACTATCTCAAAGAACAAGTTAGCATCTTCTTTGGTTAGTGGAATATATCCAACCTCATCTATCATTAATAAATCACATTTATTTAAGCGGTTTATTACCTCTCTTGATTTCCTACAATCAGCCTTATTCTTTAAAAAATATATTAATTCACTCATAGTAAGAAACAATACCTGATATCCTAGTTCTGCAGCGCGATAGCCTAACCCTATCATCAAATGAGATTTCCCTACTCCAGGAGGACCCAAGAAGATTAAGTTGTACATATTATCAATCCATTTCATTTCTTTTAAAATATTTATTTTAGTTTTATCAATAGATTTCTGAAAAGTTGTATCAAAAGTTTCTATCTCTTTTGAATAAGGAAACCTTGCTTTTTTAATTCGGTTTCTTAAAGCATCCTTTTCCTTTCGCTCAACTTCAGCCTTCAGTATCTTAAAAAGAAATTCTTTATATGTTTCACTTCTTTGCTCTGCTTCTTCAATAAATTTCATAATGCTAGTTTTTAAAGTAGAAAGTTTTAGTTGGTTTGCCATATCTCTTAAAATATCTAAATCACTCATAATCCTTCCTCCTGAACATTTTGGTATTCTGAAATATTACGTGTTTTTACATCACAAATTTTAGGAATCAAATCATTTTGTAAAGATTCTTCTTTTTTTACAGGTAATGTATATTGCTTAACTTTTAAAGTTAAAGTTGCTAATGATAAGTCACCTTTTAAAAGGCTGTATTCTACACCTCCAATTAAAAAGTTTAAAGAAAACTCATTCCCTAAAGTTTGTAACTTAACTAGGTTTCTTCTAACATTTTTAGAATCAGAAACTATCAACTTTTCAATATATTCCATTAATTTCTCATTATATTTAAATTCTTCAAATATTTCAGCTTTTAGCTCTGAAATTCCT
Above is a window of Cetobacterium sp. ZOR0034 DNA encoding:
- the istA gene encoding IS21 family transposase, with the translated sequence MLPMINKYNIKTMYSIQGKSLREIARETGHTFRTVKKYALTEDFSDKIIRRPGVSSLDPFKEIINQWLISDLGSPRKQRHTAKRVFERLCEEFSDTFNISYRTVCKYVNEKKKTLKDFSNKNIGLLSLTHLPGEAQLDFGETQFSMNGELINGYHLVISFPYSNHSYVQIFPSQNQEALFQGMKNIFDHIGKVPKEIWFDNMSTAVAQIKKGKERKLTDRFIQFMTHYGFKAKFCNPASGNEKGHVENKVGYTRRNLFVPIPSFDSLSDFNKELLIKCEHDSDRDHYKKNENINDLFKVDLSEMIPLNSYTFEVYKLQKYKTNKVGFVKFESNEYSVLPNFLNSEVWLKIFVDKIEILDSNYELLTSHRRIYKKNTKITNWKDWLKVLERKISALEYTDFYQELPEIWKIYFKSKDYIEKRKIVSALSEMLISNDLSMATRALESNLDKGINDVSSLITTFRAFNEPNKIYTELRPDEINTPYQNSMEPELSIYDILMGGN
- the istB gene encoding IS21-like element helper ATPase IstB, with protein sequence MDTLEKYCKKLKLGSEILEEYESIPLGDKKDFLTNVLEISINSQEIRRKNRLIAEAKFDVVKTFEGYCFDDIQLPEGLNLEEIKTGDFIEKSHNLIFYGSVGTGKTYLATAIGVEACNQGKRVRFFKVATLINELIDAYNKATLGRFLKNLKKYDLIILDELGYVPIGEKGAELLFQVIADCYERKSLIITTNIEFSKWNGIFMDKKITTAILDRVIHYGHLVIFSGESYRLKNAISRKNGGAL
- a CDS encoding DUF86 domain-containing protein; its protein translation is MTFTSDLNEIVNYNIMIIGEAISKIDMRTLLKYNNDKKYWLNIKGTRNFLIHEYHGVDYKLLYKIATTLCFATFFSSTVAPLKSTTIFS
- the istB gene encoding IS21-like element helper ATPase IstB, which encodes MSDLDILRDMANQLKLSTLKTSIMKFIEEAEQRSETYKEFLFKILKAEVERKEKDALRNRIKKARFPYSKEIETFDTTFQKSIDKTKINILKEMKWIDNMYNLIFLGPPGVGKSHLMIGLGYRAAELGYQVLFLTMSELIYFLKNKADCRKSREVINRLNKCDLLMIDEVGYIPLTKEDANLFFEIVSGLHEKTSICITSNKDFSQWTELLQDEALATAILDRLVYRCQVFNLKGNSYRLENRETIFK